A region of the Pseudomonadota bacterium genome:
CACCGAAGACGCGGAGGCGAATGAGCTGATCACCTTCCGGATCGTGGGTCGGTTCATCTCCGCCCCGAAGGTGGCCGGCGTCGCGTGGGGGCAGCTAGAGCGCTTGGACTGGGATGCCTCGGCCAACTCGCTCACCCGCCTTGGCGGGACGACTGCGGCCGGTGATGTCGAGTTCGTTGCCCTGGCTGCAGAGGCAGCGGCATCCAGCGCGACCGAGGGCGTGGTCATTCTCACGCCAGGCACCGGAGTCGCGGCCTAGTGTCGGTGCGCGCGGCCACTCAGCGCATTGCGCTCGAGGTCATGGTCGATGCGGATGAGCATCCGCAGGTTCGCTATCGACCAGCGAATGGTACCGCGCGCACCGTCTACCCCGCCCTGTTCCGGGAGCCCTATGAAGCGCTCTCGCTCGGCGAGCAGACAATCAGTCGCCACTACCCAAGCGTCACCGTTATGCGAGAGGACGTGCCTCGCAGGGCAGAGGGCGATGCGTGGGAAGTAGGTGATCGGAAATTTGAAGCGACTGATGTTGCCGACGACGACGGCGACATAGTGGTGATTGGACTCAAGTACAAGAGCTGAGAGGTAAGTGACCATGGCATTCCAGCGACCCATGAAAAAGACGGACACCGGCGAAGTTGTCGTTGTCGATCAGGCGGACTACTTCGAATTCCATGCGAAGGGGTTCCGCAACTGCAGCGATGATGACCTTCGAGAGTTCCAGGCCGCCGAAGAGGGCCGCCGCAAGCGCAGTGGCAAGACCGCAAAGGCGGCCGAGACCAAGGCCCAGGCCGGCGAGTAGCCCATGCCCACCCACGGCGTAACGCTCATCCTCAACCAGGCCAAGGCGCTCATCTCGGCCGCCTTGCCG
Encoded here:
- a CDS encoding DUF2190 family protein; translation: MKNYDNAGETVTASLAGGAVSGNFYIINDCLAVATEDAEANELITFRIVGRFISAPKVAGVAWGQLERLDWDASANSLTRLGGTTAAGDVEFVALAAEAAASSATEGVVILTPGTGVAA